A single window of Coffea eugenioides isolate CCC68of chromosome 7, Ceug_1.0, whole genome shotgun sequence DNA harbors:
- the LOC113776927 gene encoding uncharacterized protein LOC113776927, producing the protein MDIFHEHVVADFVSQAQWNRWLLNQVLGPELVRQVVKVPPPSARSSDRMVWALTQDGSLTVSSAYSLVSQASNYLGYRVRLSVIVVLNRQRRRLITFFTRDLNKAVWSRFEVGLGDWTMVSMLRHMVLRWWLRKGHNVYLKFVYHMLPMLVCWELWKVRNKGIFYGRKVGWTEVADQVFQQLCDLLHCSFPEIACCFVSWDVLHASLVGLKRRVSILPISWSVPRTGFKLNSDGCARGNPSVSGGGGVVRDWEGRFIVGYSCFFGSLTSLHAELKAMLFGVRLCVARGFQELHVESDSFVLVQILQGTHGCPWRLQRVVDELLSVKQHFHEITHCCKEANKSADYLANLGANTEQDGVFDDFRALPVTVRGEITMDRLGFPNFRRKLL; encoded by the exons ATGGACATTTTTCATGAACATGTGGTAGCAGATTTTGTCTCTCAGGCACAATGGAATAGGTGGCTCCTTAATCAGGTTCTTGGGCCTGAGTTGGTTCGGCAAGTGGTGAAGGTCCCTCCTCCATCCGCTCGTAGTTCTGATAGGATGGTGTGGGCTTTGACGCAGGACGGCTCGTTAACGGTCTCTTCGGCTTACTCGCTTGTTTCGCAGGCTTCTAATT ATTTGGGGTACAGGGTCCGTCTAAGTGTCATTGTTGTTCTGAACCGGCAGAGGAGgaggttaatcacattttttacAAGGGATTTGAATAAGGCAGTTTGGAGTAGATTTGAGGTTGGCCTAGGAGATTGGACAATGGTTTCCATGCTGAGACACATGGTGTTACGGTGGTGGTTGCGCAAAGGGCACAACGTGTACCTCAAGTTTGTTTATCATATGTTACCTATGCTTGTTTGCTGGGAGTTATGGAAGGTGAGAAACAAGGGAATTTTTTATGGAAGGAAGGTGGGGTGGACGGAGGTGGCAGACCAGGTATTTCAACAGCTGTGTGATTTACTTCATTGTAGTTTTCCGGAGATAGCATGTTGTTTTGTCTCTTGGGATGTTCTTCACGCTTCATTGGTTGGTCTGAAAAGAAGGGTTTCCATTTTGCCGATCTCATGGTCGGTTCCTAGGACAGGATTTAAGTTGAATTCGGATGGCTGTGCTAGGGGGAACCCGAGTGTGAGTGGGGGTGGGGGAGTTGTGCGTGATTGGGAAGGAAGATTCATCGTCGGTTATTCCTGTTTTTTTGGGTCCTTGACCAGTTTACACGCGGAGCTCAAGGCCATGCTCTTTGGGGTGCGGCTATGTGTTGCTCGAGGCTTCCAAGAGTTGCATGTCGAGTCCGACTCATTTGTCTTGGTGCAGATATTGCAAGGGACACATGGTTGCCCTTGGAGGCTGCAACGGGTGGTGGATGAATTGCTCAGTGTCAAGCAGCATTTCCATGAGATAACCCATTGTTGTAAAGAGGCGAACAAGTCCGCTGATTATCTAGCTAACTTGGGTGCAAATACGGAGCAAGATGGTGTTTTTGATGACTTTCGTGCTTTGCCGGTTACTGTCCGTGGGGAGATTACCATGGATAGGTTAGGTTTCCCTAATTTTCGTAGAAAGCTGCTTTAG
- the LOC113776928 gene encoding uncharacterized protein LOC113776928 produces MASFGTALYLMLIEQVAWISYPIIAFSVIPIALYSLLQFPLLVEMIGRTYGHGDDRIGRAAIGIVPEELTEENYEEWKRCLEHYLVGHGLWGVVSGGEKDPINDERQEYGEEKKQEHEEWKKKNALALHAIQLSCGTGTYVKLKEAHTSAEVAWKHLVVKLKPNKIFAKGDPEDESSRVEEEGPKDLRYRPLYIAIATGDFDGTKSLLDRDPGAVRAIISSHRGTALQFAILNGHMKIAKELLRRMQPADLNMANDNGCTALTFAAIRGVTRLAKTIVEKNDGLLIKESDLIDGQLPVIVAALYGQKHMVDYLYSVTPIELFRPEEGKNGATLLNSLITAEMYDVASMLLLQYPKLGVTPDHNGDYALQLLAHKPSAFPSGTKLVFWKRWIHSCLMGHSPCGSLTDSAKDDQTTKASMIGDHSIEIHHSSDGETNLTGNRGLQITSFVLKVLRGLGWSILSCLGLCHDSKVIHKDAIELLTLIFKEIETLSMKDLEEMDIMKILYDAIEQGIIEFVDKIFKYKTGIIYKRDETGRTIFSYAIVLRQEKIYSFLNALGTRKSILARRHDFFRNNLLHLAAKLSPLSQLDKISGAALQMQREIRWFKEVESIVQPRMKEQRNAYNKTPSELFTEEHKVLAKEGERWMKNTAGSSMIVGTLIAAVMFTTAFTVPGGNDSKTGLPVMLETQSKAFLIFMASNALSLFTSSTSILMFLGILTARYAEGDFLKSLPTKLIFGITCLFVSIVTMMASFGTALYLMLIEQVAWISYPIIVFSVIPIALYSLLQFPLLVEMISRTYGHGIFEKPKKKLYSFETDTTTSI; encoded by the exons ATGGCATCATTTGGTACTGCTCTATATCTGATGCTGATCGAACAAGTAGCTTGGATTTCCTACCCAATCATAGCTTTCTCTGTTATTCCAATAGCTCTTTACTCATTGTTGCAATTCCCCCTTCTGGTTGAGATGATCGGTCGCACTTACGGACATG GAGATGATAGAATTGGTAGAGCAGCAATCGGAATTGTTCCTGAGGAGCTCACTGAGGAGAACTATGAGGAATGGAAAAGATGCTTGGAGCATTATTTGGTTGGTCATGGCCTTTGGGGTGTTGTTTCTGGAGGGGAGAAAGATCCTATAAACGATGAGAGACAAGAAtatggagaagaaaagaaacaagaacaTGAGGaatggaagaagaagaatgcATTGGCCTTGCATGCCATCCAACTTTCGTGTGGAACAGGCACATATGTTAAACTTAAGGAAGCTCACACTTCTGCGGAAGTTGCATGGAAGCATTTGGTGGTAAAACTAAAGCCCAACAAAATATTTGCAAAAGGTGATCCTGAAGATGAAAGCAGCCGTGTTGAAGAAGAAG GACCAAAAGACCTTCGCTATAGGCCCTTGTACATAGCAATTGCAACAGGCGATTTTGATGGCACAAAAAGTCTCCTTGATCGAGATCCAGGCGCTGTTAGGGCCATAATTTCATCACATAGAGGAACTGCACTTCAATTTGCCATTCTAAATGGACACATGAAAATTGCAAAGGAGCTGTTGAGAAGAATGCAACCAGCTGACTTGAATATGGCTAATGACAATGGATGCACAGCTCTTACTTTTGCTGCAATCCGTGGTGTAACAAGGTTGGCAAAAACAATCGTGGAAAAAAATGACGGGCTTCTTATCAAGGAGAGTGACCTTATCGATGGGCAGCTTCCTGTCATAGTGGCTGCTTTGTATGGTCAAAAGCATATGGTTGATTATCTATACTCGGTGACACCAATAGAGTTATTTCGCCCAGAGGAGGGTAAGAATGGTGCTACACTGCTTAATTCCCTGATAACAGCAGAAATGTATG ATGTTGCTTCAATGCTACTTCTACAATATCCAAAACTTGGTGTCACCCCAGATCATAATGGTGACTATGCTCTCCAGTTACTGGCTCACAAGCCATCTGCATTTCCTAGTGGAACCAAACTTGTTTTCTGGAAAAGATGGATCCATTCAT GTCTAATGGGACATTCTCCATGTGGGAGTCTAACAGATTCTGCTAAAGATGATCAGACGACAAAAGCAAGCATGATTGGAGACCACAgcattgagattcatcattctAGTGATGGTGAAACGAATTTGACAGGAAATCGAGGCCTACAGATTACTAGCTTTG TATTGAAGGTTTTGCGTGGACTCGGTTGGAGCATATTAAGTTGCCTCGGTTTGTGTCATGACAGTAAAGTGATTCATAAAGATGCCATTGAACTCCTGACCCTCATATTTAAGGAAATCGAGACATTGAGCATGAAAGACCTTGAAGAGATGGAtatcatgaaaattttataCGATGCGATTGAGCAAGGAATCATTGagttcgttgataaaattttcaaatataagACCGGGATCATATATAAAAGAGACGAAACGGGCAGAACAATTTTTTCATATGCAATTGTGCTTCGCCAAGAGAAAATTTATAGCTTTTTAAATGCCTTGGGAACAAGAAAGAGCATACTAGCACGTAGGCATGATTTTTTCAGAAACAATTTACTACATTTAGCAGCCAAGCTGTCTCCATTGTCTCAACTTGACAAGATTTCTGGAGCAGCTCTTCAAATGCAAAGGGAAATACGATGGTTTAAG GAAGTTGAGAGTATTGTACAACCAAGGATGAAGGAACAACGTAATGCCTATAATAAAACACCTTCTGAACTCTTTACTGAAGAGCATAAGGTGTTGGCTAAGGAGGGAGAAAGATGGATGAAAAATACGGCAGGATCAAGTATGATTGTGGGAACTCTCATCGCTGCAGTCATGTTTACAACAGCTTTCACAGTTCCAGGTGGTAATGATAGTAAAACAGGGCTCCCTGTCATGCTAGAAACTCAATCAAAAGCATTTTTGATTTTTATGGCATCAAATGCACTGTCGCTGTTCACTTCTTCGACATCAATTCTAATGTTCTTGGGGATTCTCACCGCACGTTATGCAGAAGGAGATTTTCTCAAGTCCTTGCCCACAAAGCTAATATTTGGAATCACGTGCTTGTTCGTCTCGATAGTCACCATGATGGCGTCATTTGGTACTGCTCTCTATCTGATGCTGATCGAACAAGTAGCTTGGATTTCCTACCCAATCATAGTTTTCTCTGTTATTCCAATAGCTCTTTACTCATTGTTGCAATTCCCTCTTCTGGTTGAGATGATCAGTCGCACTTACGGACATGGCATCTTCGAAAAACCTAAAAAGAAGCTCTATAGTTTTGAAACCGACACTACTACCAGCATCTGA